From Rhodococcus sp. B7740:
CACACCGCGATTCAGCACATCGCATTGGCAGCATGTATGCAACCGAGCCAGCATTCCTGCGCACCCGGTCTACAGCCTGTCCGAGAGCGCCGAAAGCGACTACGCCCGAGACGGCGACTTGGTGACCACTGCGCAACATCCGACCGAGGGCCCCTATCGCGTCGTGGCACACCCGAGTCGATACTCCGCCACACCACCGAGTCTGCGCCGTCACTGTCCACAACTGGGTCAAGACACCGACGCAATCCTCGACGAGATCGGTTTCACCGAGCGCCGAAACACTTTGGAGCAGCTATGAACAGCACAACGTCGACGTCCGCCACATCGACACCGACTCTCAACCGCCGCCGACAGTTGGTGACCGGGACCGTCGGCCACCTCGTCGAATACTTCGACTGGAGCGCGTACTCCTTCCTTGCGATCTATTTTGCCCACCAGTTCTTCCCCGGTGAGGACGGCTCGATGGTCCCACTGCTGAGCACCTTCGCCGTGTTCGCAGTCGGGTTCCTCGCTCGACCCGTCGGCGGAGTCGTGTTGGGCCGGATAGCCGACAAGCATGGGCGTAAGACCGCGTTGACCCTCTCCGTCGCCTTGATGGGTGCCGGTAGTCTTCTCATCGGCGTAGCGCCCACGTACGGACAGGTCGGGATGCTCGCTCCGATCGTCCTGGTGCTGGCCCGGCTCATCCAGGGCTTCTCCACGGGCGGCGAATTGGCGACCGCCAGCGCCTTCTTGATGGAGTCGGCCCCATCTCATCGACGGGGGCTCTACACCAGCTTCACCTATGTCAGCTCCAGCGTCGGCAAAGTCTTCTGCCTTGCGCTCATCACCGCTTTGGTGCACGTGGTCGGCAATGACACGACGGGGGACTGGGCGTGGCGCGTACCCTTCCTCATCGGTGCGGCCGGCGCAGTAGTCGCCTGGTGGATTCGCCGCCACGCCGAAGAGACCTACGAGCGCTCCGAGGAGCCGACCGTACCGACCACACCGTTCCGCGAGTTGGCGAAGAACCACGGCCCCTCACTTCGACGCGCATTCGTGCTCTGCTCTATCACCGCGGCCATGTTCTACACATGGACCACGTTCATACCGACCTGGGCAGTAGTGACCGCCGGAGTCGACAAGGAAAGCGCGGTGCTGGTCTCCACGGTCGCCTTCTGCTTCTACGGTGTCATACAGATCCCCCTGGGCGCTTTGTCGGACAAAATCGGTCGGCGACCGATGATTTTCGTGTTCACTATCGGCAACGCCGCGCTCACCGTCCCACTGTTCATCACCATTTCGTCGAGCGCCGTGCGATTGCTGCTCATCCAGTGCGCCGGAATGTTGATCACCTCGTGCCTGATGTCGGTATCGGGAGCCGTGATCGGGGAAATGTTCCCCGCCCGGGTACGCGTGCTGGCGACCGGCACCGCAATCTCCGTCGCTACTGCCGTCTTCGGCGGCACTGTACCCACCATCGGCACAGCTCTGCACAGCATCGGCCAACCGATCCTGTTCCCCATTTACCTGGTCGTGCTCAACCTGCTCGCACTGCTCGTCCTGGCCCGTACGCCGGAGACAGCGCACAGCGCACTTCCCCGGTAACCGGTCTCGACACCCCACCGATCTGCGAACGGATGCACCACCCCATGCCTTCCACCGAGAACGACTTGAATATCGACGTCGACGGCTACATCGGCACCATCACCCTCAACCGCCCGACCCGCAAAAATGCCTTCACCACACCCATGCTCCACACATGGGCAGCCGCTCTTCGGGATTTTCAATTGAACGATCATGTCCGTGTGGTCGTCGTGCGCGGTGCCGGCGACGCGTTCTGCGCCGGCGCTGACCTCGGAGATCTCAGCGAACTGGATCGATCGCCGCTGAGCACCCGCAAATTGATGAGCGAGCACGTCCACCAGGTCGCTCGCGCGGTCGACGATCTGACCAAACCCCTGATCGCAGGGATCCACGGACCCGCAATCGGGGCGGGCATGGACATGGCGCTGATGTGCGACTATCGCATCGCCTCGGACCGAGCTCGATTGTCCGAGGGATACATCCGTGTCGGGCTCGTTCCCGGTGACGGCGGATGCTTCTACTTACCCCGCCTGATCGGCAGCTCCCGAGCACTGCGTCTGCTGTGGACCGGGGAGACGGTCACCGCCGAGCATGCGTTGAACTGGGGAATCGTTGACGAAGTCTGCTCGGCCGACGACTTCGACACCCGCCTCCACACCTTCGCCCAGCAACTCGCCGCCCAACCACCCGCCGCAATTCAGATGATCAAAACCGCAGTGCGACAGTCCGATAGCGGCGACCTTCGCGCAGCACTCGATCTGATCGCCTCACACCAGGCGGTTGCGATGGCGACCTCGGACTCGGTTGAGGCGCTCGCTGCTCGCACCGACAAACGTTCCCCCGTCTTCGAAGGAAGATGACACAAATCCCGAACACGGTCCGCGGCGTGCCTGGCCGTGTATCAACGCCCGACAGAAAGCCTCAACGTGCCCCTGCCCGACGGCCTGGACCTCGACGTCCACGACAATATCGCCACCATCACGCTCAACCGCCCCTCGGCGTTGAACACCCTCACCTTCGAGATGATCGACGCCCTGACCGACCTCTACGACCGCGTCGATCGGGACCCCGATGTACTGGTGGTACTCCTCACCGCGGCGGGAACCAGAGCATTCTGCGCAGGAATCGACGTCAAGGAGTTGAAAAACGCCGACGCACAGGACCGACTGGCCGCGATGCCCATGGGAGGACCCCGACGCAACCTGTTCGAGGTGATGACCGAATGCGCGAAGCCCACCGTTGCCGCCGTGACCGGACTCGCCCTCGGTGCCGGTTGCGAACTCGCCCTCGCCTCCGACATCAGAATCCTTGCCGCCGACGCGAGGATGGGACTACCCGAAGCCAAGGTCGGCATGGGCGCGAACTTCGCGAGCCACATCCTGCCGCGGCTCATCCCACGGGGACTGGCATTCGAAATGCTCTACACCGGGAGAACCATCGACGCTGACACCGCGCACACCTGGGGACTCGCGAATCAGCTCGTCGACACCGACGTCCGCGCGAAAGCCGAAAATATGTGCCGGACAATCGCATCGAATGCACCTCTGACCGTCAGACGTTACAAACAAGTAATCGCGGCGGGAGCGGACCTTCCCCTTTCGGCCGCGATGCGCATCCGGGGAATACCCAATCCATACACCAGCGCGGACCGAACAGAAGGCCTCGACGCCATGCTCACCAAACGGTCCCCTCAGTGGCAAGCCCGATGACGAGGTTCTGCGTGGTCACCGAGATCGAGATGTTTCACCACGCGTGGAACACGACCCGACACGATTGTTCCCCAACGGCTCGTGCCGTCCGGGGAGAGGGACTGTCAGGTGAGGGTGCGAAATTCTGGCTGTCGGTGCTCACCGAGATCTAGAACCGCGGTGTTGCCGATGTCTGCATCGTGGTGTGCGACGGCTGAAGGGCCCGCCGGAGGCGATCAACACCGGGTGGGAGCTGGCGGTGGTGCAGACATGCATTATTTATCTGATACGCAACACTTTTCGGTTCGCATCCCGAAAATATCGGGATGAGATCGCACGTGATCTCAAGCCCGACTACACCGCTCCTTCGGAGTCGGCGGCGAAGGAATGGTTCACCGAGTTCACCGGAAAGTGGGGTGATCTGTATCCGGCGATCGTCAAGATGTGGGACAACGCGTGGAGCGAGTTCGTACCGTAGTCCTGGACTACGACGTCGAGATCAGGCGGGTGATCTGCTCGACGAACGCGATCGAGTCCGTCAACGCCCGCTACAGGCGTGCGGTGCGGGCTCGTGGGCACTTCCCCACCGAGCAGGCGGCGCTCAAGTGCCTATATCTGGCGACGCGTGCTCTGGACCCCACCGGGAAAGGTCGGGCACGATGGGCGATGAGGCGAAAGCCAGCACTCAATGCATTCGCTATCGAGATCAGCGAAGACGGCCACGATAGAGAAAGTACCCCCGCGACCGTTGATGAGGTTAGTCAGCTCAGCCAGATCAAGTTGTGACAGCCTCGTGACAGCGAGCCACACGCAGAGACCACCAACCAACCCGAAGAGCGGGCCCGAGCTGCACGAATGTGGAGATGCGACGACGAGAGAGCAGACCTTACGCGGATCTGAAATCCGCTGTCTCGGTTGTCCACTCAAATCCGTAGTAAGCCGGCGAAGTACACGCTACCACCCGAAAGCACTGTCCTAGTCCAGAAATCTGGATCCACATGGACTCCGGTGCCCCCAGTCGGACTCGAACCGACACTTGACGGATTTTAAGTCCCTAGAAGTGGATTCACCTGAACTACACTGGACTCAATATTTGTTTATTACCAACATCTTTCGTACATCGACGTCCGGGCCAGTCCATGTCCGAACGTGCCGACTTGTGACACTCTCGTGACACCGAACTGCCGCCGATGTTTCAACACCGGACAGTCCTAATCGGTGTCGGACAGCCACGGTATCGGGTGCACGGAGAGCTTCCTGGCGCACCAACGCTCTGTGCGGACTCGTGACAACCAGGCTCATTTGTCGCGAACCCATATCGCCCTCGAGTCAGTCGAAAGTGCAACGGCGAACCCCACTGCTCGGTTCAACGGCTTGTTGGACTAAAGCTGCTCCAGGCCAGCGTTAGCCATCCGGCGATGATGCTGACGAACAGTTGCCGAGGTGCCAACGATAGACACGATGCCGCCGACGACATCGCACGGAAACGATTGTCGCGCGGTCGAGATGTGATGACGATTCGAGGGATGTCGAGCCCGTGTCGGCACCGACTGCACCTTTTCAAGAATCCGCTTGCATGGGGCCCGGTGCATCCAGAACCCGAACTGGCCGCGGTGATCGGCACCACCCTGTGCCGGGCGACACCGAGCGCAGCATTGGCCGGGGTATTCGGATACACGATCATCGACGACGTCACTTCGCCCGGACTCAAGGGTGAGGACAGCGTCGAACTGGTCATGGCCGGAGGGATCGGCATCGAAGAACACTGGCGCGAGAGCACCGGCGACTACGACCGATCGTTGTATCTGACTTACCACGCGCGATCCAAAGGCACAGACACATTCGCGCCCATCGGTCCTTGGGTGGTCACTCCCGACGAGGTCGCAAACCCCGACGATCTGGCAGTCCGTGCATATCTCGACGATGAACTCGTCCTGGAAGATTCCACCGCCAACCTGACTTTCGCCGTCGGCGATGTTCTTTCGCACCTCTCACACTCGATGACACTCGTGCCCGGAGATATCGTCCACTTCGGCACCGCAGCCCGTCCGGCAGCACCGGAACGCTTCCCCACCATTCGATCCATCGACCTCACTCGGTACGGATGCACTGTTTCCATAGAGATCGACGGCCTTGGCAGACTGGACAGCACAGTTAACAGAATCCCCATGGTGATCAATCACCCCTACTGATCAGAGCACTCGAATGACCCCAATCTCGGCCGGCAAGAACGATGGTCGTCGCGCGCGCGGTGCCGCTTCCAGAGAGGCAATTCTGCGCGCGGCAACCGCTCTGTTCTCTACCCGCGGGTACGCAGCAACCGGAATATCGGCCATCGCCGCCGAAGCCGGGGTGAACTCGGGTTCGATCTACCATGCGTTCGGCAGCAAGGAGGGGCTACTTCAAGCCGTACTCAGCGCCTGCGCTGACAGTGTTTTCGATCGGATCGAGAATCCTGTCGCCGCCGATTCGGCAACTCCCTCGGACAGACTCCGCGCAGCAGCACGAATCCTGGTCGATGATCCGGTTTTTCTGCGTTTGTTCCTGCTGCTCGCCCTCGAAAAGGACGGGGACTCCATTGTCCGGGCCGCCGTCGAGGAGGTGCGTTCCCGGGCGCGATCGGTCGTGGTGGCTGCCATCGGCTCGACGCTGGAAGACGTTCCCATGGCCTACCGATCGGCAGTTGCAGACACCATCGGGCGTTTGGCTCTCGTACTTCTCGACGGGCTCTTCGTCTCCCAACAGCTCGACAGCGAGGCCGCCGATCTCGAGCAAACACTCACTCTCGTCACCACACTCACCGATCTTGCGCTCAGGAACATCACCGAACTCATACCCTGAGCCACAACTACGAGGGGTTCATGCGAAAGATGACCATCAACGATACCGACCGCAGTGCAATCGCCGACCTGGTAGCCGAGTTCGCTTGGCGCATCGACCACGAAGCCGGACACGGTGTGGAGGACCTCTTCACCGAGGACGGAACGTACGACCTCGCTGGATGGTCGCACACGGGCCGCGAGGCACTCCGCCGGTCCTACCGAATGCGAGCAGCCCAGGGCCCGCGAACCTCGCGACACATCTTCACCAACCTTCGCGTCCGGTCATCCACAACCAGCGACACTGCAACCGGTACCTGCGTGTTGACGCTGCACGCCCGCGATGGTCGGCCCCCGCACCCGCTCTCACCGGTGATGGTCGCCGACTACGTCGACACTTACCACCGTGACATCGACGGAAACTGGCGCTTCGGCACCAGAATTGTCAGCATTGTGTTCGTCCAGGTCCCCGACGATGCCGCAGTCTGACCGCTCGCTCGGTCCCGACATCCGAACATCCCGGTCGGGCAAAGGTCGACACAAACCACCTTCCGAGCTGTTCGTCGCCCTCGGCTCAAACCTGAGAAATGCTATCGGCAGCAGCGAGCACGCTGTCGCCGCCGGCGCGGAAGGCAGCGAGGTCGGAGGGGGACAGATCCCATTCCGCGATGGAACGAACACCCGATCTACCGAGCAGAACTGGAACACCCAAACCGGCACCCTTTACTCCGTACTCGCCGTCGAGAACAACGGATGCCGGAAGTGGCTCATCCGACTCGGTCACGATCGCGTCGACGAGCAATGCCGTTCCGCGTCCACTACTCCAAGTCGACGTCCGGCCGGAGTCCAGTGCCACGTGCTCGACGTACCAGGTGTCGATGTAGTTCTGGGCTACCGCTCGTTGTTCGTCGTCGAGATGAACGGGTGAGCCGTCCAACAGCAGCGAATCGTACAGAGGAACTTGCCCGGCACCGTGTTCGCCGAGCACCCAGCCCTCCACGCGGTGCGGCGAAACGCCGAGCGCGCGCCCGACACCCGTGCGCAGCCTGAGGCTGTCGTTGATGGTGTAGCCCAGCAACTTTCGCCTGTCGTACCCGGTTCGCTGATGCAACCATGTGATCAGTGCATCGGCCGGGTTGGTGAGCATGATCAAAATTCCGTTCCACCCGGACTCGATCAGCGGAACAGCGAGAGTGTCGACAATTCTGGCATTATCCTCGAGAAACACCGAACGAGAAGCGTTGAGTCGCAGAGGAACTGCGGCGCTGAGAATCACGATGTCGGAGTCGGCTGCGTCGTCGGCGGATCCCCCGCGGACCGTCGAGGATCCGTCGACGCCCGCCACGTCCTGTAGATCCATGACGTGACTGGTCACCATGTTGGGCTTCGTGTCGACGATGACGACATCGTAAGTCGGCGGACGCAGTAGCAGATTGAAGGCGACCGAGGAACCTATTCCGCCGGCTCCGCCGAAGATCGTGACTTTGTTCGTATTCATATTCGTGTCCCTTGCGCTGATCGGCGTGAAGATTCTGGGTGTGTGCGGCGACACACCGAGTGTGTACCGAGAACCACCGGGCCCACAGCACTGCTCTCGCGATGCGGAAAAGACCACGAGACCGACGTTCACCGAAATCGAAAATATTTCACTGACTGAAAGTGCCCTTGGTCTCATCGCGGCGAACCGGTCACAGTGATAGGCACCACAGCCGCGTAACCCGCGGCGAATTTCGAGGAGACATTCATGAGAACACCAACCATCCGCACCCGTGTCGGAATTGTCGGTGCCGGACCAGCAGGGCTGATGCTCTCGCATCTGCTGCACCTACGCGGTATCGACTCGATCGTCCTCGAATCGCGCTCGCGTTCGGACGTCGAGGGAACGATCCGTGCGGGTGTCCTTGAGCAGAACACGGTCGATCTCATGGTTGAGACAGGAGTCGGCGACCGGGTCAAGGCGGAGGGGCTCAGGCACAGTGGTGTCGAATTCCGTTTCGCCGGTCGCGGTCGGCGGATCGATTTCGAGGAACTGACCGGAAGGTCGGTCACTGTCTACCCGCAGCACGAGGTTCTCACGGACCTGATCGCTCGCCGGCTGGATGACGACGGCGACGTGCGCTTCGAGGTTTCGGATGTGACCGTGCACGACCATCAGAGTGACAACCCGACAATTTCGTTCGTGGACAAGGACGGTTCCGAGCAGCTCATCGCCTGCGACCTTGTCGCGGGCTGCGACGGATCGCGGACCGGCACCCGGTTCCTCATTCCCGAGGCGCAGGTCCGTACCGATCACTTCCGGCAGTACCCATTCGCCTGGTTCGGCATTCTGGCCGAGGCTCCACAGACATCGGAAGAACTGATCTATGCGCACCACGAGCGAGGTTTCGCGCTGTGCAGTACCCGCACTGCGGACGTACAGCGCCACTACCTCCAGGTCGACCCGGAGGACACGGTCGAACAGTGGTCCGACGATCGAATCTGGGACGAGCTGCACAAGCGGGTCGACGGCGAAGGTGCCGAAGTGCGTGAGGGCACGATCTTCTCGAAGTCCGTGCTCCAGTTCCGAAGCTTCGTCTGCGAACCACTCCAGCACGGACGCCTGTTCCTTGCAGGAGATTCGGCGCACACGGTTCCGCCTACCGGCGCCAAGGGAATGAACCTCGCGATCGCCGACGTGTTCGTACTGTCGAACGCGATGGCAACCTACTTCGAGACACGCGACGACCGTGGTCTCGTGTCGTATTCGGAGACCGTGCTGCCGAGAATCTGGAGAGCGCAACATTTTTCGTACTGGATGACCAGCATGCTCCACACCGCACCGGGAGCGACGAACTTCGACCTCCGGCGTCAGATCGCCGAACTCGACACCGTCACCCGATCTGCTGCCGGAAGAACGCTCATTGCCGAGAACTACGTCGGCGTCGCGTTCGGCTGAGACTGCCACAACTCAGAGCACACACCACACAGCCAACTCATGAAAGAGACGCAAATGAACACGTTGTTGTCCACTCCCGCCTGGGAATCCAAAATCTTCACCGGCGAATGGATCGCCGGAGGAGCAGAGGATCGCCTCGTCGTCGAACCCGCTACGGGTAAGCACCTGACGACCGTCGGCATGGCCACGGCCGATGATGTCGCAGCCGCTGCGGCGAAAGCAGCTTCGGTGCAGAAGGATTGGGCTGCACTACCTTTCTCGGAGCGTGCGCGCGTGCTGCGTCGGGCCGGCCAGCTGTTCGAGGATCATGCGGAGGAGATCGGCGAGTGGATCATTCGCGAGGGAGGCGGCATCGGGCCGAAGGCCGCAATCGAGACGCACACTGCGGCGGAGGAATGTTTCAACGGCGCAGCGTTGGCAGCACACCCGATCGGTGAAGTTCTTCAGTCGGAGCAGCCGAGATTGAGCTTCTCGCGGCGCGTCCCGGTAGGGACGGTAGGCGTCATCGCACCGTTCAACTTCCCACTCATTCTGTCGATCCGCGCCGTGGCACCTGCCCTTGCCCTCGGCAATGCCGTGATTCTGAAGCCCGACCCCAGGACCGCGATCTGCGGTGGCGTCGTGCTCGCCCGAATCTTCGAGGAAGCTGGACTTCCTGCTGGCCTGCTCAGTGTCCTCCCAGGCGGAGCGGACGCAGGTGAGGCGCTGGTCGTGCATCCCAGTGTTCGCGTCATCGCATTCACGGGATCCACACGCGCCGGCCGCGCGGTGGGCGAACTCGCGGGACGACACCTCAAGCGGGCACATCTCGAGCTGGGCGGAAACAACGCGCTCATCGTTCTCGATGACGTCGATGTCGAAAAAGCCGTGTCCGTCGGCGCTTTCGGCTCCTTCATGCATCAGGGTCAGATCTGCATGCAGACGGGTCGACACATAGTGCACGAGCGGATCGTCGACGACTACATTGCGGCCCTCGCCGAGCATGCGGATCGACTCCCGGTCGGCGACCCGTTCACATCGCAGGTGGCGCTCGGACCGATCATCGACTCGGGGCAGCGCGATCGGATCCACAAACTGGTCGGAGCGACCGTGGAGGCTGGGGCAACTCTTTCGGCCGGTGGGACGTTCGACGAGCTCTTCTACCGCCCAACGGTCCTGGGCCACACCCCGCATACGGCTCCCGCGTTCGCCGACGAGGTCTTCGGCCCGGTCGCGCCGGTCACATCGTTCGCGACCCTCGACGAGGCTGTCGACATCGCGAACCAGACCGAATACGGACTGTCCCTCGGCATCCTGACAGCCGACGGCATGCGCGGACTCGAACTGTCGCAGCGGATTCCGTCCGGACTCGTGCACATCAACGATCAGACCGTCGGCGACGAAGCCATCGCGCCGTTCGGTGGAGTCGGCAACTCCGGCAACGGCGGCCGGGTCGGCGGCCTCGGCGCGAATCTCGATGCCTTCACCGAGACCCAATGGGTCACGGCGCAGAGTTCGCTTCCGACCTACCCGTTCTGAGCAAACCGAGACGAGGCAATTCTCCCCACGTCCTACCTGGCCGCCCCTGCGGTCGTCGCCCAATCGGAAGCAATTCGAGACTGGCAACGTGCTCCGACACGATGGCTCGGACGTCGTGAACGTGTGCAGGACGAGAATACTTCGGTCGCGCGGAGACGACGGCGGTTCTGTCGCATGCACGGTGCGTGGGGATACCCTTGCCGACATGAAGTCCACCACCCGCGGCATGCTCGCGCGTGCCGCGGGTGTGTTGTCGGCGTTCGACGCCCACAATCGCACTTTGACCCAGTCCGATATCAGCAGACGAACCGATCTTCCGCTGCCGACCGTACACAGAATATGCGCCGAGTTGGCCCGTCTCGGTGCCCTGGAGAAGGTCGACGGTGTGAAATTTCAGGTCGGAGTCCGCCTGTGGGAAGTCGGATCACTTGCACCTCGCTCGCACGGTCTGCGCGAGATCGCTCTGCCCGTCATGGAAGATCTGTACGAGTCCACCCACGAGAACGTTCAGCTCGTGGTCCGAGAAGGGCTCGAAGCGCTGTACATCGAACGGATCTCGGGTCGGGATGCGGTCCGGCTGAAAGGGAGAGCGGGTGGAAGGCTCCCGATCCATGCGTCCAGTGGTGGCCTCGTTCTCCTTGCCCACGGGGGGCCGACTCTCCTCACCGACGTTCTGGACGCGGGCCCACAACGGCTGACCGAGAACACTGTGGTGTCGGAGAACGGGCTACGAAAGCTGTTGGACGACATACGACGAAACGACTTCGTGGTCTGCAACAAATTTCTCGACGAAGTGACTGTCGCAATTGCGGCACCGCTTCGAAGCGCCGACGGCACCGTAGTGGCCGCGATGTCGGTCGCACTATCAGCAGATACCGACCATCGCCCGCTCGTTCCTGCACTGCGCACCGCCGCTCGGACGGTCTCGCGGTTGCTGGGCTCCGGGTAGTCCTTCCATCAGCCGTCGAGCGTCGTGGAGTGCAGGAGACGTCATCGACGTAAGGTTCGGCTGATTCCGGCGGCAGCGACGCGAACTCCGTGCGCGAGTCCGGACAGATTCTGGTGGATGGAAGGGACCACGACCGAAATGGCTGCCACTGCCGCCCCGCTTCGAGCGAACACCGGCGCGGCGGCCGACGCGTTGCCGTCGGTCATCTCGTTGCGCGATATTGCGAATCCGGTGGATCGAATTTCTGCCAGCACCCTGCGAAGCCGGTCCGGATCGGTGATCGTCGCGCTCGCGAAGGCCGGTAGGCCCTCGGCGATAATTTCGTCTCGTACGTGAGCCGGGGCGAACGCAAGCAGAACTTTCCCCGGCCCGGTCGCGTGGAGAGGAAGCCGGTGGCCCACTTTCGAGGACACCGATCCGCCTGATCTACCCAGACGCTCGACATACAGTGCGCGGCCACGATCCATCACGACCAGGTGCACAACCTCGTGGGTTGCTTCGACGAGGTCTTCGAGAAACGGGAGGGCAACGTCCCTCAGCTGCCGCTCCTGTGGTGCCAGCGCGCCGAGCTGCCACAACCGGATTCCGACGCTGTAGGAACCGCGGGTTGTCCGAGCGATGCCTCCCCATTT
This genomic window contains:
- a CDS encoding benzaldehyde dehydrogenase, whose protein sequence is MNTLLSTPAWESKIFTGEWIAGGAEDRLVVEPATGKHLTTVGMATADDVAAAAAKAASVQKDWAALPFSERARVLRRAGQLFEDHAEEIGEWIIREGGGIGPKAAIETHTAAEECFNGAALAAHPIGEVLQSEQPRLSFSRRVPVGTVGVIAPFNFPLILSIRAVAPALALGNAVILKPDPRTAICGGVVLARIFEEAGLPAGLLSVLPGGADAGEALVVHPSVRVIAFTGSTRAGRAVGELAGRHLKRAHLELGGNNALIVLDDVDVEKAVSVGAFGSFMHQGQICMQTGRHIVHERIVDDYIAALAEHADRLPVGDPFTSQVALGPIIDSGQRDRIHKLVGATVEAGATLSAGGTFDELFYRPTVLGHTPHTAPAFADEVFGPVAPVTSFATLDEAVDIANQTEYGLSLGILTADGMRGLELSQRIPSGLVHINDQTVGDEAIAPFGGVGNSGNGGRVGGLGANLDAFTETQWVTAQSSLPTYPF
- a CDS encoding enoyl-CoA hydratase/isomerase family protein, whose translation is MPLPDGLDLDVHDNIATITLNRPSALNTLTFEMIDALTDLYDRVDRDPDVLVVLLTAAGTRAFCAGIDVKELKNADAQDRLAAMPMGGPRRNLFEVMTECAKPTVAAVTGLALGAGCELALASDIRILAADARMGLPEAKVGMGANFASHILPRLIPRGLAFEMLYTGRTIDADTAHTWGLANQLVDTDVRAKAENMCRTIASNAPLTVRRYKQVIAAGADLPLSAAMRIRGIPNPYTSADRTEGLDAMLTKRSPQWQAR
- a CDS encoding MFS transporter encodes the protein MNSTTSTSATSTPTLNRRRQLVTGTVGHLVEYFDWSAYSFLAIYFAHQFFPGEDGSMVPLLSTFAVFAVGFLARPVGGVVLGRIADKHGRKTALTLSVALMGAGSLLIGVAPTYGQVGMLAPIVLVLARLIQGFSTGGELATASAFLMESAPSHRRGLYTSFTYVSSSVGKVFCLALITALVHVVGNDTTGDWAWRVPFLIGAAGAVVAWWIRRHAEETYERSEEPTVPTTPFRELAKNHGPSLRRAFVLCSITAAMFYTWTTFIPTWAVVTAGVDKESAVLVSTVAFCFYGVIQIPLGALSDKIGRRPMIFVFTIGNAALTVPLFITISSSAVRLLLIQCAGMLITSCLMSVSGAVIGEMFPARVRVLATGTAISVATAVFGGTVPTIGTALHSIGQPILFPIYLVVLNLLALLVLARTPETAHSALPR
- a CDS encoding TetR/AcrR family transcriptional regulator, yielding MTPISAGKNDGRRARGAASREAILRAATALFSTRGYAATGISAIAAEAGVNSGSIYHAFGSKEGLLQAVLSACADSVFDRIENPVAADSATPSDRLRAAARILVDDPVFLRLFLLLALEKDGDSIVRAAVEEVRSRARSVVVAAIGSTLEDVPMAYRSAVADTIGRLALVLLDGLFVSQQLDSEAADLEQTLTLVTTLTDLALRNITELIP
- a CDS encoding IclR family transcriptional regulator, with protein sequence MTPSPSSLARALSILESFSEERPEQTLAQIVATTGLPYATAHRYLAELVKWGGIARTTRGSYSVGIRLWQLGALAPQERQLRDVALPFLEDLVEATHEVVHLVVMDRGRALYVERLGRSGGSVSSKVGHRLPLHATGPGKVLLAFAPAHVRDEIIAEGLPAFASATITDPDRLRRVLAEIRSTGFAISRNEMTDGNASAAAPVFARSGAAVAAISVVVPSIHQNLSGLAHGVRVAAAGISRTLRR
- a CDS encoding malate dehydrogenase → MNTNKVTIFGGAGGIGSSVAFNLLLRPPTYDVVIVDTKPNMVTSHVMDLQDVAGVDGSSTVRGGSADDAADSDIVILSAAVPLRLNASRSVFLEDNARIVDTLAVPLIESGWNGILIMLTNPADALITWLHQRTGYDRRKLLGYTINDSLRLRTGVGRALGVSPHRVEGWVLGEHGAGQVPLYDSLLLDGSPVHLDDEQRAVAQNYIDTWYVEHVALDSGRTSTWSSGRGTALLVDAIVTESDEPLPASVVLDGEYGVKGAGLGVPVLLGRSGVRSIAEWDLSPSDLAAFRAGGDSVLAAADSISQV
- a CDS encoding enoyl-CoA hydratase/isomerase family protein, producing MPSTENDLNIDVDGYIGTITLNRPTRKNAFTTPMLHTWAAALRDFQLNDHVRVVVVRGAGDAFCAGADLGDLSELDRSPLSTRKLMSEHVHQVARAVDDLTKPLIAGIHGPAIGAGMDMALMCDYRIASDRARLSEGYIRVGLVPGDGGCFYLPRLIGSSRALRLLWTGETVTAEHALNWGIVDEVCSADDFDTRLHTFAQQLAAQPPAAIQMIKTAVRQSDSGDLRAALDLIASHQAVAMATSDSVEALAARTDKRSPVFEGR
- a CDS encoding IclR family transcriptional regulator, encoding MKSTTRGMLARAAGVLSAFDAHNRTLTQSDISRRTDLPLPTVHRICAELARLGALEKVDGVKFQVGVRLWEVGSLAPRSHGLREIALPVMEDLYESTHENVQLVVREGLEALYIERISGRDAVRLKGRAGGRLPIHASSGGLVLLAHGGPTLLTDVLDAGPQRLTENTVVSENGLRKLLDDIRRNDFVVCNKFLDEVTVAIAAPLRSADGTVVAAMSVALSADTDHRPLVPALRTAARTVSRLLGSG
- a CDS encoding fumarylacetoacetate hydrolase family protein, with the translated sequence MHPEPELAAVIGTTLCRATPSAALAGVFGYTIIDDVTSPGLKGEDSVELVMAGGIGIEEHWRESTGDYDRSLYLTYHARSKGTDTFAPIGPWVVTPDEVANPDDLAVRAYLDDELVLEDSTANLTFAVGDVLSHLSHSMTLVPGDIVHFGTAARPAAPERFPTIRSIDLTRYGCTVSIEIDGLGRLDSTVNRIPMVINHPY
- a CDS encoding nuclear transport factor 2 family protein, which codes for MTINDTDRSAIADLVAEFAWRIDHEAGHGVEDLFTEDGTYDLAGWSHTGREALRRSYRMRAAQGPRTSRHIFTNLRVRSSTTSDTATGTCVLTLHARDGRPPHPLSPVMVADYVDTYHRDIDGNWRFGTRIVSIVFVQVPDDAAV
- a CDS encoding 4-hydroxybenzoate 3-monooxygenase; amino-acid sequence: MRTPTIRTRVGIVGAGPAGLMLSHLLHLRGIDSIVLESRSRSDVEGTIRAGVLEQNTVDLMVETGVGDRVKAEGLRHSGVEFRFAGRGRRIDFEELTGRSVTVYPQHEVLTDLIARRLDDDGDVRFEVSDVTVHDHQSDNPTISFVDKDGSEQLIACDLVAGCDGSRTGTRFLIPEAQVRTDHFRQYPFAWFGILAEAPQTSEELIYAHHERGFALCSTRTADVQRHYLQVDPEDTVEQWSDDRIWDELHKRVDGEGAEVREGTIFSKSVLQFRSFVCEPLQHGRLFLAGDSAHTVPPTGAKGMNLAIADVFVLSNAMATYFETRDDRGLVSYSETVLPRIWRAQHFSYWMTSMLHTAPGATNFDLRRQIAELDTVTRSAAGRTLIAENYVGVAFG